In Paenibacillus stellifer, the DNA window CGGTTCCACCATACCCATATGCTTCAGAATTTGATCTACTTCTTCCGGAAGCAAAGGAGTCGGTTTGGAACCCGAGCCCGTCGAACCTACGAATCCGGTAACGCCCGGCGTGTTGCGAACAACATACCAGGAATCATCCGTCTGGATCATTTCGACCAAAACATAGCCGGGGTAAACTTTACGCATGACAGCCTTTTTCTTGCCGTCTTTGTTCACCACTTCTTCTTCCATCGGAACAAGAACGCGGAATATTTTGTCTTCCATGCCCATGGACTCTACGCGCTTTTCCAAATTGGCTTTGACCTTGTTCTCATACCCAGAGTAGGTATGAACGACATACCATCTTTTTTCCATATCAAGCCACCTGGGACCTCTCTAAATAATCGCTTCGATCACAGCGGAAATACCGATGTCCAGAACCCAGAAATAAAGTGCGACAACTACAATAGTACCAAGTACGATTAAGCTATAGTTGGTCAGTTCTTTACGATTGGGCCATCGAACCTTTTTAAGTTCAGTCCAGCTCTCAGAGAAAAAGGAAAACAAAGACTTAAAACTGCGTTTCACGCCGACTACACCTCCAACAAACTATCTGGTTTCACGATGAGGAGTTTGCGCGTTGCAATACTTGCAAAACTTCTTCAACTCCATGCGGTCGGGATGATTACGCTTGTTCTTGGTCGTCGCGTAGTTTCTCTGCTTGCAGCTTGTACAAGCCAAAGTAATAATTACCCGCATGCTGTGCACCTCCCGAAACGTTCTTCCGATTCGCAAAACCGAAAGACGCAAAATTGATCCCAAGAGTTAACGCTATAACGTATCCAGCGGACACCTAGCGTTTAACGAGAAATATAAGACCCATAACAAGTCCGGAGACTGGAAATGCATGCTTATATTTCAAGAAAATCTCTTTTTAAGAATATCGCAAAGATTCAGTTTAAAAACCGTCGCTTTGCTCAAATTCAAAAAAAGCCGCGAATTTGGGCCTACCTAAAACACTTTAGCATCTGTCAAACTCAATGTCAATAAAAATTCCCGAGTTACTCCCGGACTTCTCGGTGATCGCCGTTTGTCTTTGTGTTTGCCTTAATTGTGAGCCAGTCTACTATCCATTATGAAGCAAAACCGCATTCCGCAAACTCGCACAAATAAAAAAGACTCGCAACCGAGTCTTCTCTTCTGTCATTATATCATGAGTTGTCGCGAACTTCCAGATATCTTTCAAGCTTGCGTTTCACGCGCTGCAGGGCATTATCGATCGACTTCACATGCCGATGCAGGTCCTCGGCGATTTCCTGATAGGAGCGTCCGTCCAGATACAACATCAGAACCTTGCGCTCCAGGTCGCTGAGAATCTCGGTCATCTTATCTTCCAGACCGATAAATTCTTCCTGGTTAATTATAAGCTCTTCGGGATCCAGCACCTGCGATCCGCAGATCACATCCATCAGCGTACGGTCGGAATCCTCGTCATAAATGGGCTTGTCCAGGGAAACATAAGAATTAAGCGGAATATGCTTCTGGCGGGTAGCCGTCTTGATCGCCGTAATAATCTGGCGTGTAATGCACAGTTCGGCAAATGCCTTGAACGACGAGAGCTTATCGCCTTTGAAATCTCGAATTGCCTTATAAAGGCCAATCATGCCTTCCTGCACGATATCTTCGCGGTCGGCACCGATCAAGAAATAAGAGCGCGCCTTGGCTCTGACAAAGTTACGGTATTTGTTAATCAAATGCTCCAACGCGCCACCGTCGCCGCTCCGAAAAGCTTCGACGATTTCTTCATCGCTTATGAAATCATACTCGGACAGCATTAATTCCTTGAGGTCGACACTCACCAAGAATCCCCCCGGCTGCAACGCAGGACACATCGTTACTTCGTGAAATATACGAACAGTATAAATGACATAACCTTACACCGTCAACAGCGGTTTGACCAATTCCAATCATCACTTGAATAAAATTACAATTCACTAAAACTTTTCTTACACAGACCAGACATTACTGCCTACGCCAGTTCTCGAGTCGCCTGCGGACATCAGGAGGTAGCTTCTCTTCAAGACTATGGCGCGAAGACCCGGCACCCGGCGCTGGCGGCCTGATCGTCTTCTTGACCTCACGCTGCATTTCCTCTACCTCAAGCCGCAGCTCCCTGGCCGAGAGGCGAAGCGCTCCCTGGGCGAAAATAACATGCTGCTCGGTAGAGTCGCTGGTCGCCACATAAATCTGGCGGCGGCGGTGGCTGTATTCCCCCACAAGACGCTCGATGCACTCGTCGGCCGTCTCCTTCTCCTTCGTGAAATACACCTGGACTTTGCCCTGGACAAAAGATCGGCCGAGCCCCGGAACCCGGTAAGCATCGAAGACGGCGATGACGCGGCGCCCTGAGTACGCCTGATAGTCAGCCAGCAGATCGAGGAGCCGGTCGCGCGCTTCCTGCATGCCGGAGCGGGACAGCTCGGCAAGTTCCGGCCAGCCGCCGATCATGTTGTACCCGTCCACCAGCAGTACATCGCGCCAGTCCTTCATCGCTATTCCGCCGTACGACGGCGCCGCAGCACCTCGTACATAATAACGCCTGCGGCAACGGAAGCGTTGAGTGAGTTGATCCGGCCAAGCATCGGAAGCTTGAGCAGGAGATCGCATTTCTCGCGGATCAGCCGGCCCATCCCCTTGTTCTCGTTGCCGATAACCACTGCAACCGGACCGGAGAAAATGTCGGAGCCGAACAGATCCTGATCGGTGTCCACATCCGTGCCCACAACCCAGATTCCGAGCTCCTTCAGACGGTCGATCGTCTGGCCCAGATTGGTGACGCGGGCTACCGGCACGTATTCGACCGCACCGGCTGACGTTTTGGAGACGGTAGCCGTAATCTGGGCCGAACGCCGCTTCGGCACGATCACGCCGTGAACGCCCGTGCAGTCAGCTGTACGCAGAATGGAACCCAGGTTATGCGGATCTTCGATTTCATCCAGCAGCAGCAGAAACGGCGGTTCGCCTTTGGCTTCGGCGGCGGCCAGCAAATCTTCGACTTCCGCGTAAGCGTAAGGAGCCGCCTGAGCGACAACGCCCTGATGCTGCACGCCGGGAGCAAGCTGATCCAGCTTGCGCTTGTCGACATGCTGAACAATGATGCCGGCCTGCCGGGCTTCCGCAATGATCGGAGCGGTCAGCGCCTTTTGGGCATTTTCCGCGATCCATATTTTATTAAGAGTCCGGCCTGCGCGCAGCGCCTCAAGCACCGAATGCTTGCCGGCCAATATTTCTTCGTTAGTGTCATGCTCTTGGGCCATGATGGTCCCTCCCGGTATTATCTTTGCATTTGCCTGATGCCGATGTGGATCAGTTCTCTCAATCTGTCGTGCTGGTCTGTATAATACAAATACCCGACCAGGCATTCAAATGCGGTGGCATGCCGGTATTCCAGCACGTCGGCATTTTTCGGCACGCTTCCCGATTTGGCGTTGCGCCCCTGCCGCACGATATTTTTCTCGTCGTCAGTCAGTTCCGAGTCCAGCAGCCCGAGAATCCGGCTCTGTGCCTTCGCCGATACCAGCCCCGTCGCCGCCTTGTGCAGATGGTTCGGCTTCAGGTTCGGAAGCGAGATCAAATATTGACGGACCGCCACCTCGTAGATGGCGTCCCCAATATAAGCCAGCACGATGGGCGGAATCAGCTTGACCGGCTTCGACGGCTCATAGGGAAACCAGCCTTCGGTCATTTTCGTCTCCACCGTATTCCCTGCGGCGTATCCTCCAGAATGATGCCCATCGCACTCAGAATGTCGCGGATCTCATCGGACCGGCTCCAGTTCTTGGCCTTGCGCGCTTCGGTGCGCTCTTCGATCAGACGCTCGACCTCATCGTCGGCGTCCTCCTCCTGGGCTTCCGGCACAAGTCTGAGGACGCTGTTTAATTCCTCGAATGCGCTTTGCAGCGCAGCAAGATCCGCATGCGAAAGGCTGTTGTCCGACAGCGCCAGATTGGCTGCATTCACCCATTCGAATACGGCGGTAATCGCATCAGGCGTATTGAAGTCGTCCTGCATCTTCTCATGGTATTGCTTCACAATGGCGTCCAGCTTGGCTGCAAGCTCCGGACTGACCTGGCCACCGGCAGTATCCGGCGCGAGGCTCAAGCGGTGCTTCACATTGCCGGCCGCGCTGGCGATGCGGTCCACGCTTTTTTCAGCGGATATCAAGGCTTCCTCACCGAAATTCAGCGGGTTGCGGTAATGCGTCGAGAGCATGAAATAGCGGATGGCCCCGCCCTTGAAGCGGCTGAGGAAATCTCTGACGAGAAGACCGTTGCCGAGCGACTTCGACATTTTCTCGTCCCCGATGTTCAGGAAGCCGTTATGCATCCAATAATTCGACAGCGGCTTGCCGGTCAGCGCCTCGCTCTGCGCGCACTCGCATTCATGATGCGGGAAGGTCAGGTCCTGGCCGCCTCCGTGAATGTCGATCGTGTCGCCGAGGAATTCCCGCGCCATCGCCGAGCACTCGATATGCCAGCCCGGACGTCCGTCGCCCCATGGGCTGTGCCAGGAAATCTCGCCCGGCTTCGCCGCTTTCCAAAGGACGAAATCCTCGGGGTTCTCCTTGCGGGAATCAACCTCAATGCGGATGCCGAACTGCAGCTCATCCAGATTCTGGCGGGACAGCTTGCCGTACTCTGCGAATTTGGCCGTGCGGTAGAAGACGTCGCCGCCGCTTTCATAGGCGTAGTCTTTATCCACCAGTTCCTTGATGAAGCTGATGATCAGATCCATGCTCTGGGTAACCCGCGGATGCCGCGATGCCGGTCTGACATTAAGTCCTTTAGTATCCTCCAGAAAAGCATTGATGAAGGTCTCTGCCACTTCGGGCACCGTCAGACCCATTTCATCGGCTTTGCGGATCAGCTTGTCGTCAACATCCGTGAAGTTGACCACATATTCGACATCATAGCCGAGCTGCTCCAAATAGCCTTGAACGATGTCGAATACGATAACCGGTCTTGCATTGCCAATGTGAATATATCCGTACACCGTGGGACCGCATACGTACATCTTTACCTTACCCGGTTCAAGAGGCACGAATTCCTCCTTGCTGCGGGACATGGTGTTGTAAATATAGAGCGCCATTTGCTCCATCCTTTCTTCTCGGCCGTGTCCGGCCGTTGCCAGAGGTCTGGTTAGATTTCATAATCGCCGAAATACTGCTTGCTTTCCAGCCGGCGCTGCTCCGCCTTCTGCTCGTCGCCGCCCAGCTGCTCGCGCAGCTCCTCGATCTCCTTCTGCAGAAACCGCAGCGAGTCGATAACCGGGTCAGGCAGCTTGGTATGATCCAGCCGGTCCTTCACCCGTTCCCCGTTCCGCTTCACGATACGTCCGGGATTGCCGACCACCGTGCTGTTATCGGGAACTTCCCGGAGCACGACCGCATTCGACCCTACATTACAGTTGTCGCCAATCCGGAAGGAGCCTAGTACCTTGGCTCCCGAGCCGATAACGACATTGTTGCCGACGGTCGGGTGGCGTTTCCCTTTCTCCTTGCCGGTTCCTCCGAGTGTGACGCCCTGATAGATGACGACATCGTCTCCAATCTCGCAGGTCTCTCCAATAACCACGCCCATGCCGTGATCAATGAACAGTCTCTTGCCGATACGGGCGCCGGGATGGATTTCTATACCCGTCATGAACCGGCTGAACTGCGAGATGATTCTCGCTGTTGTATACCAGCCTCTCCGGTACAACCCGTGCGCAATCCGGTGCGCCCAGATGGCATGCAGCCCGGCATAGGTGAAGAGCACCTCAAACCGGCTGCGTGCGGCCGGGTCATTATCCAGCACCGCCTGGATATCCGAACTAATATGCTTCCACATCGCGGCTCCCCCTCAATGCTTCTCCGCCTCCGGTACATCCGGCCGAACGAAGAAGTTCCTCCGCATTACGCATTTTCTCTCTTTATGCGGCTTTGATCCTTTCCTCGGCTTTCGACAAAAAACGTCCCTGCAGCCGAAGCTGCAGAGACGTCTTCACGCGGTTCCACTCTGCTTGGACAATGCTTGTCCCCTGCCGGTTGAAGCGGCAGAATCATCGTCCCCCTTTGACATCTCTAACGGCGATGCACCGGTTTGGCCTAACGACCGCATTCGACAGCGGTTCGCTCAGCCTTACAGCTCACAGGTGCATTTCCTCGGACATGCCATGAATAACTCCCAGCCTGAACTGACGCTTCCGTTCGCGGTTATTCTCTCTGCAGATGGCATATGACGCGCGTACTTCTCCTGATCGCAGCTTTTACAATATTCTTCTATCTTAGCGAAAAGCATGGGGACTGACAAGGGGATTTGACCATCCCGTTTTAGGCCCCTTTGATTTGGGACTTCAGCCGGTCCAGAACGCGGTCCTTGCCAAGCAGGAAAATGGTCGCGTTGAGGTCGCGGCCGTGCATCTGTCCCGTAACGGCGACACGAATCGGCATGAAGAGCGCCTTGCCCTTATGTCCCGTCTCCTTCTGCACTTCCTTAATTAATGCCCCAATAACAGCCGGTGTAAACTCGGCGCTCGACTCCAGCTTGGCAAGAAATGCAGCGAGCACTTCCGGCACCTGGCTTTCCGCCAGGATGGCCGCCGCCTCCGTGTCCAGCTCCAGATGAGTGCGGAAGAAAATCTCCGACAGATTCACAATATCCGAAGCGGCTACCATTTGTTCCTGGTACAGAGCCACCAGGCTCTGCGCCCAATCACGCTGCTCTGCACTCAGCTCGGCAGGAAGTCTGCCCGCCTTCTGCAGATGAGGAATCGCCAGGTTCGCAATCCGCACCGGATCGGTATTCTTGATGTAATGATTATTCAGATGCGCCAGCTTGTTCGTATCGAACACCGCCGGGCTCTTCGAGAGCCGGTCAGGGTTGAAGATGGAGATCAGATCATCCTTGCTGAAGATTTCGTCCTCCCCTTCCGGCGACCAGCCGAGCAGGGCGATATAGTTGAACAGCGCTTCCGGCAGATAGCCCAGATCATCATACTGCTCAATGAACTGGATGATGGACTCGTTGCGCTTGCTGAGCTTCTTGTGGTCTTCGCCAACGATCAGGGTCATATGCCCGAAGACCGGCGGCTCCCAGCCCAAAGCTTCATAGATCATGAGCTGGCGCGGCGTATTGGAGATATGATCCTCGCCCCGGAGCACATGGGAAATCTTCATCAGGTAGTCGTCGACAACAACGGCGAAGTTGTAGGTCGGAATACCGTCTTTCTTCACGATGACAAAATCGCCCATTTCCGTCGTCTGGAACGAAATCTGGCCTTTGACCATATCGTCGAACGTGTACGTCTTGTCATCCGGGACCCGGAAACGGATGCTGGCGACTCGCCCTTCCTGCTCATAGGCAGCGCGCTGCTCTTCGGTCAGATTGCGGTGCTTGCCGGAATAACGCGGCGTTTCTCCGCGGGCCAACTGCTCTTCGCGTTCGGCTTCCAGCTCCTCTTCGGTGCAGTAACAGCGGTAGGCAAGACCGCGGTCGAGCAGATCCTGCCAGTAGATTTTATACAGGTCCAGACGCTCCGTCTGTCTGTAAGGGCCGTATTCGCCACCGATATCAATGCTTTCGTCCCAATCCATACCCAGCCATTTCAAATACTTCAGCTGACTTTCTTCACCGCCGGCAATGTTGCGCTTCACGTCCGTATCCTCGATCCGGATAACGAACTCTCCGCCCCGGCTGCGGGCGAACAAATAGTTAAACAATGCCGTTCTCGCATTCCCGATATGTAAATGTCCTGTAGGGCTTGGCGCATAGCGCACACGGACTTGATCTCCCATTTCGTTACCTCCGCTCTTTCATTTGCTAGTTCGGCTGATTTCTAGCCATCTCATGATGATACCATATCCCGAAGCAGGCAGACAATAGATTGCGCTGCGATGCCTTCACCACGTCCGGTAAATCCAAGCTGCTCTGTCGTTGTCGCCTTGACGTTCACCAGGGAAGGCTCGGCTTCCAGTGCGCGGGCGATAATTTCGGTCATTTCCGGAATATAAGGAGCCATCTTCGGCTTCTGGGCGATGATTGTCGAATCGATATTGCCCAGACGATAACCGCGCTCTTTGGCCAGTCCCCACACATGCTCAAGCAGCTTCAGACTGTCGGCATCCTTGAAGGCCGGGTCCGTGTCCGGAAAATGCCGGCCGATATCCCCTAGACCCAGCGCGCCGAGAATGGCGTCGCTGATCGCGTGCAGCAGCACGTCCGCATCCGAGTGGCCCAGCAGCCCTTTTTCATAAGGAATCGTTACTCCTCCAATAATGCACGGCCGGCCTTCCACCAGCTGATGTACATCAAACCCTTGTCCTACTGCGATCATAGTTGTCCCTCTCTCCCGAATGTTTCAATGAATTCTGCATAGGCCAGGTCGTCCGGCGTCGTGATCTTGATGTTGGTATAGCTGCCTTCCACCACCGCAACCGGCATGCCAGCCCGTTCGGCCAGACTGGAATCGTCGGTTCCCAGGAACCCGTCCCGCTCCGCCGCTTCATAGGCTTGCTTCAACCGGGACAACCGGAAGGTCTGCGGTGTCTGAATCGCCCACAGCGTGCGCCGGTCCGGCGTGGCGGTTACCAGTCCTTCTCCGCTCACCTGCTTGATCGTATCCTTCACCGGAACGGCCAGCACCGAAGCCCCCGTCCGCTTCGCTTCTTCATAACAAGCCTCGATATCGCGGGACCTGACGAATGGACGGACTCCGTCATGAACCATTACCCACTCCGAGTCCAGCCGCCCCAGTCCCTTGTAGACCGAATGCTGACGCTCCGCACCGCCGGTAACTACAGCCTTCAGCTTCGTGATTCCGTACTCCTCCGCCCATTTACGGCAGCGTTCCACATCCTCGGCCCCGGTTACGAGCACGATCTC includes these proteins:
- the gltX gene encoding glutamate--tRNA ligase: MGDQVRVRYAPSPTGHLHIGNARTALFNYLFARSRGGEFVIRIEDTDVKRNIAGGEESQLKYLKWLGMDWDESIDIGGEYGPYRQTERLDLYKIYWQDLLDRGLAYRCYCTEEELEAEREEQLARGETPRYSGKHRNLTEEQRAAYEQEGRVASIRFRVPDDKTYTFDDMVKGQISFQTTEMGDFVIVKKDGIPTYNFAVVVDDYLMKISHVLRGEDHISNTPRQLMIYEALGWEPPVFGHMTLIVGEDHKKLSKRNESIIQFIEQYDDLGYLPEALFNYIALLGWSPEGEDEIFSKDDLISIFNPDRLSKSPAVFDTNKLAHLNNHYIKNTDPVRIANLAIPHLQKAGRLPAELSAEQRDWAQSLVALYQEQMVAASDIVNLSEIFFRTHLELDTEAAAILAESQVPEVLAAFLAKLESSAEFTPAVIGALIKEVQKETGHKGKALFMPIRVAVTGQMHGRDLNATIFLLGKDRVLDRLKSQIKGA
- a CDS encoding NYN domain-containing protein, producing the protein MKDWRDVLLVDGYNMIGGWPELAELSRSGMQEARDRLLDLLADYQAYSGRRVIAVFDAYRVPGLGRSFVQGKVQVYFTKEKETADECIERLVGEYSHRRRQIYVATSDSTEQHVIFAQGALRLSARELRLEVEEMQREVKKTIRPPAPGAGSSRHSLEEKLPPDVRRRLENWRRQ
- the ispD gene encoding 2-C-methyl-D-erythritol 4-phosphate cytidylyltransferase, producing the protein MAESVGVVIVAAGRGTRMGTEESKQYLLLRGRPIIVHTLEIFQQHPLISEIVLVTGAEDVERCRKWAEEYGITKLKAVVTGGAERQHSVYKGLGRLDSEWVMVHDGVRPFVRSRDIEACYEEAKRTGASVLAVPVKDTIKQVSGEGLVTATPDRRTLWAIQTPQTFRLSRLKQAYEAAERDGFLGTDDSSLAERAGMPVAVVEGSYTNIKITTPDDLAYAEFIETFGREGQL
- the sigH gene encoding RNA polymerase sporulation sigma factor SigH — translated: MSVDLKELMLSEYDFISDEEIVEAFRSGDGGALEHLINKYRNFVRAKARSYFLIGADREDIVQEGMIGLYKAIRDFKGDKLSSFKAFAELCITRQIITAIKTATRQKHIPLNSYVSLDKPIYDEDSDRTLMDVICGSQVLDPEELIINQEEFIGLEDKMTEILSDLERKVLMLYLDGRSYQEIAEDLHRHVKSIDNALQRVKRKLERYLEVRDNS
- the rpmG gene encoding 50S ribosomal protein L33 produces the protein MRVIITLACTSCKQRNYATTKNKRNHPDRMELKKFCKYCNAQTPHRETR
- the secE gene encoding preprotein translocase subunit SecE, giving the protein MKRSFKSLFSFFSESWTELKKVRWPNRKELTNYSLIVLGTIVVVALYFWVLDIGISAVIEAII
- a CDS encoding Mini-ribonuclease 3, whose product is MTEGWFPYEPSKPVKLIPPIVLAYIGDAIYEVAVRQYLISLPNLKPNHLHKAATGLVSAKAQSRILGLLDSELTDDEKNIVRQGRNAKSGSVPKNADVLEYRHATAFECLVGYLYYTDQHDRLRELIHIGIRQMQR
- the cysS gene encoding cysteine--tRNA ligase yields the protein MALYIYNTMSRSKEEFVPLEPGKVKMYVCGPTVYGYIHIGNARPVIVFDIVQGYLEQLGYDVEYVVNFTDVDDKLIRKADEMGLTVPEVAETFINAFLEDTKGLNVRPASRHPRVTQSMDLIISFIKELVDKDYAYESGGDVFYRTAKFAEYGKLSRQNLDELQFGIRIEVDSRKENPEDFVLWKAAKPGEISWHSPWGDGRPGWHIECSAMAREFLGDTIDIHGGGQDLTFPHHECECAQSEALTGKPLSNYWMHNGFLNIGDEKMSKSLGNGLLVRDFLSRFKGGAIRYFMLSTHYRNPLNFGEEALISAEKSVDRIASAAGNVKHRLSLAPDTAGGQVSPELAAKLDAIVKQYHEKMQDDFNTPDAITAVFEWVNAANLALSDNSLSHADLAALQSAFEELNSVLRLVPEAQEEDADDEVERLIEERTEARKAKNWSRSDEIRDILSAMGIILEDTPQGIRWRRK
- the nusG gene encoding transcription termination/antitermination protein NusG, which encodes MEKRWYVVHTYSGYENKVKANLEKRVESMGMEDKIFRVLVPMEEEVVNKDGKKKAVMRKVYPGYVLVEMIQTDDSWYVVRNTPGVTGFVGSTGSGSKPTPLLPEEVDQILKHMGMVEPKPKIDFEIKESVRIMVGPFANFVGSVEEILADKSKIKVHVNMFGRETPLELDFTQVEKI
- the ispF gene encoding 2-C-methyl-D-erythritol 2,4-cyclodiphosphate synthase; the protein is MIAVGQGFDVHQLVEGRPCIIGGVTIPYEKGLLGHSDADVLLHAISDAILGALGLGDIGRHFPDTDPAFKDADSLKLLEHVWGLAKERGYRLGNIDSTIIAQKPKMAPYIPEMTEIIARALEAEPSLVNVKATTTEQLGFTGRGEGIAAQSIVCLLRDMVSS
- the rlmB gene encoding 23S rRNA (guanosine(2251)-2'-O)-methyltransferase RlmB — its product is MAQEHDTNEEILAGKHSVLEALRAGRTLNKIWIAENAQKALTAPIIAEARQAGIIVQHVDKRKLDQLAPGVQHQGVVAQAAPYAYAEVEDLLAAAEAKGEPPFLLLLDEIEDPHNLGSILRTADCTGVHGVIVPKRRSAQITATVSKTSAGAVEYVPVARVTNLGQTIDRLKELGIWVVGTDVDTDQDLFGSDIFSGPVAVVIGNENKGMGRLIREKCDLLLKLPMLGRINSLNASVAAGVIMYEVLRRRRTAE
- the cysE gene encoding serine O-acetyltransferase, with product MWKHISSDIQAVLDNDPAARSRFEVLFTYAGLHAIWAHRIAHGLYRRGWYTTARIISQFSRFMTGIEIHPGARIGKRLFIDHGMGVVIGETCEIGDDVVIYQGVTLGGTGKEKGKRHPTVGNNVVIGSGAKVLGSFRIGDNCNVGSNAVVLREVPDNSTVVGNPGRIVKRNGERVKDRLDHTKLPDPVIDSLRFLQKEIEELREQLGGDEQKAEQRRLESKQYFGDYEI